Part of the Zingiber officinale cultivar Zhangliang chromosome 6A, Zo_v1.1, whole genome shotgun sequence genome, CAAAAACACAAGGGATTCTGTCCCGATTTTAGTTGGTGATGGCCTTATAATTAACTTTCCTTGAGAACAAGCagcacatgaaaatttatttggtAGAAAAATCTTCTGGTTTGTCAATGAATGCCCACATGAATTTTTAATAATTCTCTGCATCATTATAGATCcaggatgtcccaatcgatcatgCCAAACAATGAAATTAGTATGATCTACAAACTTCTGGTTTACTATGGCATGTGCCTCAACTATGCTTATGTTTGTGTAGTACAAACCAGAGGAAAATGTGGATAATTTTTCCAATACATTTTTCTTACCCGAGACAATATTTGTAATACATAAATACTCAATGTTGTCTTCACTTGTAGTCTCAATATGATATCCATTTTGGCGAATATATTTAAAACTCAATAAATTTCTTTGAGACTTCGTAGAATATAATGCATCATCAATATGAATCTTTGTTCCTCTGGATAATAATATATTAGCTCTTCCGGAGCCCTCAATCAATTTTGTACTACCTGATATTGTATTCACATCAGATCTTTGCATTATCAGGAACGAAAAGAACCTTTTATCCTTAAGTATAGTATGCGTTGATGTACTGTCTACAAGACACATATCATTGTTACCGATCATGGATCCCACCAAATGAGATTTCATATTCTTCAATAAAAACAAGATATATAATAAGGAAAACATAAAATAATTGAAcaatacataaaaaagaaataacttTCATTGGTTAATAATACGATGATTTAACCCAAATGCATTAATATAAACGggaaaaatatttcatttttggaGATTCTTATCATCAAACAAGTGCTCAATATTTGCTTCAGGCTGAATGAAGAAATCAGTAACATTCAAATGAGTAAAATCATTAAGGCCATGATCAACAATATCATCTTTAGAGACAAAATTTGTCTCTACcactttcttatttttgttttttaatgATTCTTGGTAGAGGTCAACCAAATGTTTTGGTGTATGACAGGTACGTGACCAATGCCCCTTCATGCCGCAACGATAACATAGATTTGTCACATCCTTGCTTTCAGCACTTTTATCATTCTTCTCGATATTCTCCCCCCTTTTGGTATTCTGATGCACTCTTGGAATGGTAATCATGATTGTAATTATTGCGGTCGTGTCCACGTCCACGTCCACGACCATGACCACAACCACGGCCACGACCACGACCACGGTCTCGACCTTGTCCATTATAGGGGTGGTATGATGTTGCATTCACTTCAGGGAATGGAGCTGAACCAGTTGGACGTGCCTCATGATTTTTCATCAAAAGCTCATTGTTTTGTTCAGCCACAAGAAGACATGAGATTAGTTCAGAGTATTTCATGAAACCTTTTTCACGGTATTGCTGTTGCAGGAGCATATTGGATGCATGAAAAGTGGAGAATGTTTTTTCCAACATATCCGCATCAATAATCTTTTCTCCACATAATTACAATTGAGAACAAATTCTAAATAGTGTTGAGTTATACTCACTCACAGATTTAAAATCTTACAATCTCAAATGCATCCAATCATAACGAGCTTTTGGGAGAATTACCATTTTTTAATGTTCATACCTTTCCTTTAAACTCTTCCAGAGAATAAGTGGATCCTTAACAGTAAGGTATTCGGCTTTCAATCCTTCATGAAGGTGACGACGAAGAAAAATCATTGCTTTGGCCTTCTCTTGGGTGGATGTCGTATTCCCTTCTTTGATTGTATTTCCAAGGTCATTTGCATCTAAATGGATTTCAGCATCTAATATCCATGACAAGAAGTTCTTTCTCGTGATATAAAGAGCCACAAATTTTCAATTTCGCAAGATTTGACATAACGATACTATCATATACATATGAAAGATATTAGATAAGATAATAATATCATAAGATGAACAAATAGTTGCATATAAAAGCAAAATGAAATTTCATGGTGAAAACCAACGCATACCTCCAATCTTACCTTCAATATACCTCTTGACAATCGAATAGAGTTTCATGCTGATAACGTTTTATGAATATAGAATCGAAGATCGATATCACAAAAGAGAGAAcaaaagagataaaagaaatgGAGAGAAATGTGGGAGAGATTTTATTCAATCTTATGTCTACTTGACTTTTACAGGAGCTCCATATTGATAGGGCAAGATACATCGATACATCATGAATACTTACAATACATGAATGCCTTAGATACATGAATAGTTCAGATACATGAATGCTATAGATACATTGAAGATACATGGATACATTAATGTACTCGAAGATACtttggaatgccaagagtcaatAGGAAGAGATTCATATTGCTCATAACATAATGATTATTATATTGGCATGACATGATTTAAAGAACAGCCGACGAGGTTATAATGACATCAAACAGAACTTTAAACATGATTTTCAATAAGATCCATACATGTTCATCACAACAAAtccataaatttatattattttttttaaaattatgtttaattaaaaataggttaaattttgataatccaaattctttactttttttttaaatgtaagtGCTTATATGCACTTTATTTGTTCTAATTCGTTGAATAAATTGATTATAAtttaaagtaaaaaagaaatatttttcaatatattttttctattactGTTTGtacaaaagaaatttaattttgctCAGAAAtgctttatatttttcaaaataagatttttttaattctaaatttattgAGAAATAGAAAAAACTGCAAATTAACGTATTAATAAAACATTAAGATCACATATATTTATAAATTActtacataaaaaataaataggCCCTCGGCTAATTCCTCAGTGAACGTGGTGGCAACACAAGAAAGAGAAAGAGAGCGCTCCATGAAACGAGAGCGTTCGGAGGCTTATAACTCTGCACAAAACCCGGAGCCCGAACCCTATATCTTAGCTCTTTTGCAGGAACGAACACAGAACAaaacgaagaaatagagaggtccAAGGAAGGCGGTGTGGAATCTGTTGCATCATCCTCCATCAGGTCGTCTGGAAGGCGGAAGCTGAGTCTCTTTTAAGTTTTTGAAAGCCGACCAGGGCAGGGCAGGGCAGGGCAGGGCAGGGCAGTGCAGGGCGGCAGACCCTCTGGTGAGCCCAATGCTTTCACTTTATTCATCATTTTCCAGTCATTATGCAGCTTTATTCATCAATATTTTATCCGTGGTTGTTCATTTCCGTATTTGATCCCTTTCTTTCGCTCGAAGGATGAGTGCTTTTCAGAATAGGAAAGGTGGTTGTTTCTCCATCTTTTATGAGTCAGAAGCTCCTCGAGTTAGCTTTCCAACATTTTTCCCTTTTCGTGGTTTAGCAGTAATCTTGACTTGATTAGGATGCATTTATGAGATCTTCCGTTGCTCAAtctttttcaaagaaaaaaaggGCGGAAATTTGGGCTCTCCTACTATTTGATCCATGCCCTTATTTAACTAAGATTATTTCTTTCCTCCATATTGCATATCTCTCAGTGGTTGTATTCTCTTTTTGGGGTTCTTTGGAAATTTATGTAGCCAGTTAATCTGGATCTTGTTTAGAAGTATTTTTCTAGTCGAACTCATGGCAATTTGTTCAACTTTTTTGTTCTGTCCCTTCTCACATCTACATTGCAGCCAATTTACAACGATAAAAACCTTATTCTGCTCCAGTGTCAGTATCTGCATTTCCTTGAGAAATCTACCAATATAAGGTTCCTATTGTGATCCGACACAAGCATTTCCACTTAGGCTATTAAATTTTTATCTCTCTTCTGGATGTTGTAATGTAATGCAAATATTTCCATTTGACCTCCGCAATGCTGTTAGTAATACTGGACTGTTGaaaacaaaattcaaaaaaaagtGTAAAATAGAGttgaaaatagtaagatatatctgCTGGATTATTGGTATTGAAGAGGATAAAAAATCTATAagtagaaaaatttgaaaacaattatGATCAGAATTGTGAAGGTAGAGAGCGACAACTCTAGTTAACACATCTAAAGTAACAtaaaaatattgatattaataaaaaaatgcatTCTCACAAGAAGTTGAGATTTGATTTTTATTGGTTTatatgaaaagattttttttttttttttgtattatctTAGTACACTCTGAAATGAATTTTTACAGGTCTAATGGGAAAAGAATACCCGGACTCTCCTAAGATCCACCAGATGGAACTGAAGAAAAGACGTGTAACACATATAGTATTTGTCACCGGCCTATGCATTTTATTTTACATTCTTGGTTCTTGGCAAAACAACACCACTCTCACTTTGAATTCCAACTCCAATTtgaagaaagttgaatgtgaaaaTGACTTTCCTCTTTCTGGAATAGCAAAAGAAGAAACTCTTGATTTTGAAGCTCATCATCAGATAACCCTTGAAGAAACAACATCAGCAATTGAGAAATTCCCACCTTGTGCCCCCAATTTGACTGAATACACACCTTGTGAAGATTTCAGCAGGGGAAGGAAGTTCCCAAGGGAGAAGTTGGCATACAGAGAGAGGCACTGTCCTGCAAAACATGAGCTCTTGCTGTGCCTAATTCCTGCTCCACCAAAGTATAAAACTCCTCTTAGCTGGCCACAGAGCAGGGACTTTGCTTGGTATGCCAATATTCCTCACAAAGAACTCAGTATTGAAAAGGCAGTTCAGAACTGGATCCAAGTGGAAGGTGAGAGGTTCAGGTTCCCTGGCGGTGGGACGATGTTCCCTCTTGGTGCTGATGCTTATATTGATGATATTAATACTCTCATTTCATTGGCTGATGGAAAAATCAGGACTGCGATTGACACAGGCTGTGGAGTAAATGCTTCTTCATATTCTCAAATGACCTTTATTCAGATTAATATAATGTTTTCATTGGATGGGCAAAGAGTAATTATTTTTGCACTTGTAGGTAGCAAGTTTTGGTGCTTACCTTCTGAAGAGAGATATCATAACTATGTCATTTGCTCCAAGAGATACACATGAGGCCCAGGTGCAGTTTGCATTAGAGCGTGGAGTGCCAGCTATGATTGGGGTGATGGCCACTCGACGATTGCCTTATCCTGCTAGATCATTTGATATGGCTCATTGTTCTCGGTGCCTAATTCCTTGGTATGATTATGGTAAGTTAGATTGGTTCTTTCATACATATGAAGATCCAGTTCTTATCTACTGAACTGAAAGTAATTCAAGTGTAACCTATAGTTCCTACCTTACCCTGTTGCTAAAAAACTTATTGGAAGGTAACCAGATTGAGCATATAGCTCTCATTCTTAAGGTCCAGTTAACATGAGCTGACACAAATTttgttggttttttttttctatgaTAGATGGTTTGTATCTAATTGAAGTTGATCGAGTTCTAAGACCTGGTGGCTACTGGATTCTGTCTGGTCCTCCAATTCGCTGGAAGAAGTACCATCGGGGTTGGGAAAGGACTCAAGAGGATCTCAAGAAAGAACAAGATTCAATAGAAGAACTTGCTAAACGACTTTGCTGGAAGAAAGTGATCGAAAAGGATGATCTTGCAATCTGGCAGAAGCCCATAAACCATGTTGAATGTGTAGAAAGCCGGAGAATCTTCAAAACACCACACATTTGCAAGGATCACAATGCTGATGCTGCATGGTAGGAATTTGAAGTCTTTATCTTAATCCCAAGATGATTTTGGTTTCCTTGCTAGACCAAAAAGACTATATATATCATATATTGTTTTTCCCTAAATAGCTTCTAAATAACCTGAATAATGATATTTCTAGGTACAAAGAAATGGAGGCTTGCATCACCCCATTACCTGAAGTGAGTAAACTGGATGAGGTAGCAGGCGGTAAAGTTGAGAGATGGCCTGAGAGAGCATTTGCTATCCCACCTAGAATAGCAGTGGGTTCAATTCCGTCATTGACTCCTAAGAAATTTGAAGATGACAAGAAGTTGTGGAGAGATCGGGTGGAATATTACAATAAAATCATCCCTGCTTTGTCTCATGGGCGATATCGAAACATTATGGACATGAATGCCTATTTGGGAGGATTTGCAGCAGCTTTGATGAAGTACCCTGCATGGGTGATGAATACAGTCCCTCCAAACTCAGATCATGACACCCTTGGGGTAATCTATGAGAGAGGATTTATTGGAACATATCATGATTGGTGTGAAGCCTTCTCAACTTATCCAAGAACTTACGATCTCATTCATGCCAATGCCATTTTCAGTATTTGTCAGGATAGGTAATAAGCTTTTATAGAAATCTTCCTCTTTTTTCTTGAGTTAAAATTTTTTGTAAACTTGTTCAACAGGTGTGACATAACCTACATTCTCTTAGAGATGGATAGAATATTGAGGCCAGAGGGTGCAGTGATAATCCGTGACACTGTGGATGTCCTCACAAAAGTTCAGACTATAACAGACAGGATGAGATGGAAGAGCAAGATTATGGACCATGAAAGTGGACCATTCAACCCTGAGAAGATCCTTGTGGCCATTAAGACTTATTGGACTTTTGATGCCTCTACACAATAGTGATTGATAGAGGTTCAATAAAGATTCATTCTGTTTCTTCCTAGAAATCAGCATGCAAATTCAAAGCTGTTTTTTGTGCCTCTATGGAGGTTCTCATATTCTCTTCTTCCATTTTGCTCATTTGGTTCTTTGAAAACTGTGGTGAGAGGAGAGATGATACAGAGAAAGATCCAGATATCTGTTGTTTTAGAATTAGATGAAATTCGAGAAAATTAAAGTGGTTTTGGAATTGTTTCATTCACTACTGATTTGAGAATTCTATGCTGTAGTTGTTATTAGCGCAAAATCTGAAGACATGTTCAGTCTTTAAGTTTAACAATCTGGGTTGTTACTAGCGCAACATCTCTGTTAGTTTGCAATCATTTTCTTTTTTATGTCAAATGGCGGCCAAAGGCCTATAATTTCAGCATTTTCATCTGTAAGATTTGGACCTGACTCATGGTGTCTccatcttcattttttttttttttttccattttgacGGTGGTGAGGCACCTGATCAAATCCAGTTGTCTCAATTCAACATAGAatgttttttgtttatttttttttactccgGGTTAAGATAGGAGTGACAATTTCTGTTTCGAAATGAAAACATGATTCaaatcaaacattaaaaaaatgaAGTTAAGATCAGATTTTATTGGATTCGGGCTGACTTAATTGGCACGATTAATAAATGTATCCCGTTCGGCTCAACTTGAAATGACTTGATTACAAGTCGCGAACTCGTTTATAAAGATTTTTAGGCCGGGCTCAAATCGGATTATGGTTGAGTTCGAGTTAAaataagtatatttttttttaaaatgagacTCAAATGGTTGAGTTCGAGTTA contains:
- the LOC121998246 gene encoding probable methyltransferase PMT17; its protein translation is MGKEYPDSPKIHQMELKKRRVTHIVFVTGLCILFYILGSWQNNTTLTLNSNSNLKKVECENDFPLSGIAKEETLDFEAHHQITLEETTSAIEKFPPCAPNLTEYTPCEDFSRGRKFPREKLAYRERHCPAKHELLLCLIPAPPKYKTPLSWPQSRDFAWYANIPHKELSIEKAVQNWIQVEGERFRFPGGGTMFPLGADAYIDDINTLISLADGKIRTAIDTGCGVASFGAYLLKRDIITMSFAPRDTHEAQVQFALERGVPAMIGVMATRRLPYPARSFDMAHCSRCLIPWYDYDGLYLIEVDRVLRPGGYWILSGPPIRWKKYHRGWERTQEDLKKEQDSIEELAKRLCWKKVIEKDDLAIWQKPINHVECVESRRIFKTPHICKDHNADAAWYKEMEACITPLPEVSKLDEVAGGKVERWPERAFAIPPRIAVGSIPSLTPKKFEDDKKLWRDRVEYYNKIIPALSHGRYRNIMDMNAYLGGFAAALMKYPAWVMNTVPPNSDHDTLGVIYERGFIGTYHDWCEAFSTYPRTYDLIHANAIFSICQDRCDITYILLEMDRILRPEGAVIIRDTVDVLTKVQTITDRMRWKSKIMDHESGPFNPEKILVAIKTYWTFDASTQ